A single region of the Geobacillus subterraneus genome encodes:
- a CDS encoding ArsR family transcriptional regulator — MEKRGVAVRHFESGDRRGRERLKKPSFPAAMSRRQKEGCIIRIRLGLFGADDSLSMIQAVAQEYKELVCVPVVYWDESEVIDLIRPLASEVDMWLFSGQVPYSIVKQSGEVDAPLFYVPHIGASLYRTLLQAHYTAQIPVSRLSFDTYERREIERLLEEAGIEEPIPYVKHYEGGISAQELSDYHYTLWKQGKTEAAVTCLRTAHLELEKLGMPVYRVLPARSAVEAVIQTIIRTGQMLQAQDAQIAVQMIEVDAMQAASPETFSTDDIYRLEMKTTEKLLRYAKKVQGSLKSAGPGRYVIFTTRGALKEITEGYKTVPSAEETGLLDGEVIACGIGIGRTAYEAEIQAGKAFLHAKQSGRGAWMVVFDDGTISGPLGKSVHLRYSLGGGELRQLAERTGLSAATLCKLKAILQKRGTNEIEAHELASYMRIVPRSARRILNQLETVGLAEVAGETNPYPRGRPRKVYRIFL, encoded by the coding sequence ATGGAAAAACGTGGGGTCGCAGTCCGCCACTTTGAAAGCGGAGACAGGCGGGGAAGAGAGCGGCTGAAGAAGCCGTCTTTTCCCGCCGCTATGAGCAGGCGGCAAAAGGAGGGATGTATCATCCGCATTCGCTTAGGTCTGTTTGGTGCGGACGATTCGCTGTCCATGATTCAGGCGGTGGCGCAAGAGTACAAAGAGCTTGTTTGCGTTCCCGTTGTGTATTGGGATGAAAGTGAAGTGATCGATTTGATCCGCCCGCTCGCGTCAGAAGTTGATATGTGGCTGTTCTCCGGACAAGTGCCGTATTCGATCGTGAAGCAGTCCGGTGAGGTCGATGCGCCGCTGTTTTATGTGCCACATATTGGTGCCAGCTTGTACCGCACACTGCTGCAGGCGCACTATACTGCGCAGATTCCGGTCAGCCGACTTAGTTTTGACACGTACGAGCGTCGCGAAATCGAACGGCTGCTGGAAGAGGCGGGTATCGAAGAGCCGATTCCATACGTCAAGCATTACGAGGGAGGCATTTCGGCCCAGGAACTGTCCGACTATCATTACACCCTTTGGAAACAAGGGAAAACGGAAGCAGCGGTCACCTGTTTGCGGACAGCCCATCTTGAACTGGAGAAACTCGGGATGCCGGTGTATCGGGTATTGCCTGCCCGCTCGGCGGTGGAAGCGGTCATCCAAACAATCATTCGCACCGGACAGATGCTGCAGGCGCAAGATGCGCAAATCGCCGTGCAAATGATTGAAGTCGATGCGATGCAGGCGGCCTCCCCAGAGACATTTTCGACCGATGACATATATCGTCTGGAGATGAAGACAACAGAAAAATTGCTACGGTATGCAAAAAAAGTCCAAGGGTCGCTCAAAAGCGCCGGACCGGGCCGCTATGTCATTTTTACGACAAGAGGTGCATTAAAAGAGATCACCGAAGGCTATAAAACGGTCCCCTCGGCGGAGGAGACGGGGCTCCTTGACGGCGAGGTCATCGCGTGCGGAATCGGCATCGGCCGAACGGCGTATGAGGCCGAAATTCAGGCTGGGAAGGCGTTTTTGCATGCGAAACAAAGCGGGCGGGGTGCGTGGATGGTGGTGTTTGATGACGGAACGATCTCGGGTCCGTTAGGAAAAAGTGTGCACCTCCGCTATTCGCTCGGCGGCGGAGAACTGCGGCAGCTGGCGGAGCGGACGGGATTAAGCGCCGCGACGCTCTGCAAATTGAAAGCCATATTGCAAAAACGCGGAACCAACGAGATCGAAGCGCATGAGTTGGCTTCTTACATGCGGATTGTGCCGCGCAGCGCCCGCCGGATTTTAAACCAATTGGAGACTGTGGGCCTTGCCGAAGTGGCCGGGGAGACCAACCCGTATCCGCGCGGGCGTCCGCGCAAAGTATACCGCATTTTCTTATAA
- a CDS encoding hydantoinase/carbamoylase family amidase, translating into MIQGERLWQRLMELGEVGKKPSGGVTRLSFTAEERRAKDFVASYMREAGLSVYEDAAGNLIGRKEGANPDAPVVLVGSHLDSVYNGGCFDGPLGVLAGVEVVQAMNEHGVVTHHPIEVVAFTDEEGARFRFGTIGSRAMAGMLPQEALERRDAEGISLAEAMKQAGLDPDRLPQAARKPGTVKAYVELHIEQGRVLEEAGLPVGLVTGIAGLIWVKFTIEGKAEHAGATPMSLRRDPMAAAAQIIAIIEEEARRTGTTVGTVGQLHVYPGGINVIPERVEFVLDLRDLKADVRDQVWNAIAARAETIAKERNVRLTTERLQEMPPVLCSDEVKRAAEAACRKLGYLPFWLPSGAGHDGVQLASICPIGMIFVRSQDGVSHSPAEWSTKEDCAAGAEVLYHTVWQLAQRE; encoded by the coding sequence TTGATTCAAGGGGAACGTCTTTGGCAGCGGCTCATGGAACTAGGGGAGGTCGGCAAGAAACCAAGCGGCGGCGTCACGCGCCTCTCGTTCACTGCTGAAGAGCGGAGGGCCAAAGATTTCGTCGCTTCCTACATGCGCGAAGCGGGGCTCTCTGTATATGAAGATGCGGCTGGCAACTTGATCGGACGGAAAGAAGGAGCGAATCCGGATGCCCCGGTCGTCCTTGTTGGATCTCATCTCGATTCGGTTTACAACGGCGGTTGCTTTGATGGACCGCTCGGGGTGTTGGCCGGCGTGGAAGTCGTTCAGGCGATGAACGAGCACGGGGTTGTGACGCACCATCCAATTGAAGTCGTGGCATTTACGGACGAAGAAGGAGCGCGCTTTCGTTTCGGCACGATCGGCAGCCGCGCGATGGCCGGGATGCTGCCGCAGGAAGCGCTCGAGCGCCGCGACGCGGAAGGGATTTCCCTCGCTGAAGCGATGAAACAGGCGGGGCTTGACCCGGACCGCTTGCCGCAGGCAGCGCGAAAGCCAGGAACGGTGAAAGCTTATGTCGAACTGCACATCGAACAAGGACGGGTGCTGGAGGAGGCTGGTCTTCCAGTTGGCCTCGTCACTGGCATCGCCGGTCTGATTTGGGTGAAATTTACCATCGAAGGAAAGGCAGAACATGCCGGCGCCACGCCGATGTCATTGCGGCGCGACCCGATGGCCGCCGCCGCGCAAATTATTGCGATCATTGAAGAGGAAGCAAGACGAACAGGAACAACGGTCGGTACTGTAGGACAGTTGCATGTCTATCCGGGCGGTATTAATGTCATTCCGGAACGGGTCGAATTTGTGCTCGATTTGCGTGACTTGAAGGCTGATGTGCGCGATCAAGTATGGAATGCCATAGCCGCGCGGGCAGAGACGATCGCCAAGGAGCGGAACGTTCGCCTCACAACCGAGCGTCTGCAAGAGATGCCGCCGGTGCTATGTTCCGATGAGGTGAAGCGCGCGGCGGAGGCGGCGTGCCGAAAGCTTGGCTATTTGCCGTTTTGGCTGCCGAGCGGTGCAGGCCATGACGGCGTACAGTTGGCTTCGATTTGCCCGATCGGCATGATCTTTGTCCGCTCCCAAGATGGGGTGAGCCATAGTCCGGCGGAATGGAGCACTAAAGAAGACTGCGCTGCTGGTGCAGAGGTGCTTTATCATACGGTGTGGCAACTGGCCCAACGGGAATAA
- a CDS encoding M20 family metallopeptidase, whose protein sequence is MTKEEIKRLVDEVKQEVIAWRRHLHAHPELSFQEEKTAQFVYETLQSFGHLELSRPTKTSVMARLVGPKPGRVVAIRADMDALPIQEENTFKFASKNPGVMHACGHDGHTAMLLGTAKIFAQLRDHIHGEIRFLFQHAEELFPGGAEEMVQAGVMDGVDVVIGTHLWSPLERGKIGIVYGPMMAAPDRFFIRIIGKGGHGAMPHQTIDAIAIGAQVVTNLQHIVSRYVDPLEPLVLSVTQFVAGTAHNVLPGEVEIQGTVRTFDAELRQTVPQWMERIVKGITEAHGASYEFQFDYGYRPVINYDEVTHVIEETARELFGEEAVARLKPNMGGEDFSAFLQKAPGSFFYVGAGNVEKGIVYPHHHPRFTIDEDALEIGVQMFVAATLKLLAS, encoded by the coding sequence ATGACAAAGGAAGAAATCAAACGGCTCGTCGATGAAGTGAAACAGGAGGTCATCGCCTGGCGCCGCCACTTGCACGCCCATCCCGAATTGTCGTTCCAGGAAGAGAAAACGGCGCAGTTTGTGTACGAGACGCTGCAATCGTTCGGCCACCTTGAGCTTTCGCGGCCGACGAAAACGAGCGTGATGGCGCGCCTTGTCGGCCCAAAGCCAGGCCGGGTCGTCGCCATTCGCGCCGATATGGACGCGTTGCCGATTCAAGAAGAAAACACATTTAAGTTTGCTTCCAAAAACCCAGGCGTCATGCATGCGTGCGGGCATGACGGCCATACGGCGATGCTGTTGGGGACGGCGAAAATTTTTGCCCAGCTTCGTGATCACATTCATGGTGAGATTCGCTTTTTGTTCCAACACGCGGAAGAACTGTTCCCCGGCGGAGCGGAAGAGATGGTGCAAGCTGGCGTCATGGACGGGGTGGACGTCGTCATCGGCACCCACCTTTGGTCGCCGCTTGAGCGCGGAAAAATCGGCATTGTGTATGGGCCGATGATGGCCGCACCGGACCGCTTTTTCATCCGCATCATCGGCAAAGGCGGCCATGGGGCGATGCCGCATCAAACGATCGATGCCATCGCCATCGGGGCGCAAGTGGTGACGAACTTGCAGCACATCGTCTCGCGCTATGTCGACCCGCTCGAGCCGCTTGTTCTGTCCGTGACACAATTTGTGGCGGGTACGGCCCATAATGTCCTGCCAGGGGAAGTCGAAATTCAAGGGACAGTGCGCACGTTCGACGCCGAGCTGCGCCAGACGGTCCCGCAATGGATGGAGCGCATTGTCAAAGGGATCACCGAAGCGCACGGCGCCTCGTATGAGTTTCAATTTGACTACGGATACCGCCCGGTCATTAACTACGATGAAGTGACCCACGTCATCGAAGAAACGGCGCGCGAGCTGTTCGGCGAAGAGGCAGTGGCCCGCTTGAAACCGAACATGGGCGGCGAAGATTTCTCCGCCTTTTTGCAAAAAGCGCCCGGCAGCTTTTTCTACGTGGGCGCGGGCAATGTAGAAAAAGGCATCGTGTACCCGCACCACCACCCGCGCTTTACGATTGACGAAGACGCGCTTGAGATCGGCGTGCAAATGTTTGTCGCCGCGACGTTGAAACTGTTGGCAAGCTGA
- a CDS encoding AbgT family transporter produces the protein MAAPNVNIPTPETPPRGFFSRMLNIIEKYGNRLPDPVTLFVVLSIAILIASAIAAAAGLSAVNPSTNETIQAVNLLSSEGLVKILTGMVTNFAQFPPLGLVLVVMIGVGLAEATGLIQALMRRALASTPPRYVIPTVIFIGMLGNMAGDAAFVVLPPIAALLLMGIGFNPLAGLIMAYASIAGGFAANLIVNMLDVLVAGFTEVGAQVMDPSYKANPAMNWYFLAASFVVLVIVATVVTNKITIPRLGKYEGDVQKMDPLTDDEKKGLRWAGWSALVYIAILLVLALPSDAILRNPETGSLVSGSPLMNGLVPIIMFLFLIPALFYGMGAKTVRSDKDVAKMIGDALATMGPYILLAFVAAQMIAYFNWSNLGPIIAIKGAEFLQSIGLTGIGLVVGFVIIAALINLLVASSSAKWAILAPVFVPMFMVLGYDPAFTQIAYRIGDSITNPITPMLPYFAILLSFAKMYNPRVGMGTLMASLLPYTIFFALAWIAILVVWFFLGWPLGPNGPIFLPS, from the coding sequence ATGGCTGCGCCGAATGTGAATATTCCTACTCCTGAAACGCCGCCGCGCGGGTTTTTTAGCCGGATGCTTAATATAATTGAAAAATACGGAAACCGACTTCCGGATCCTGTGACTTTGTTTGTTGTTTTGTCGATCGCGATTCTTATTGCTTCTGCTATTGCGGCGGCAGCCGGTCTTTCTGCTGTCAACCCATCAACGAATGAAACGATTCAGGCGGTCAACTTGTTGTCGAGTGAGGGATTGGTCAAAATTTTAACAGGCATGGTGACGAACTTTGCTCAATTTCCTCCTTTAGGACTTGTATTGGTCGTCATGATTGGTGTGGGGCTGGCTGAAGCGACCGGGCTTATTCAAGCTCTGATGAGGCGGGCGTTGGCCAGTACTCCTCCGAGATACGTGATTCCGACGGTCATTTTCATTGGCATGTTAGGGAATATGGCAGGGGATGCCGCTTTTGTCGTTTTGCCTCCTATTGCGGCCTTATTACTGATGGGGATAGGGTTCAACCCATTGGCGGGTTTGATTATGGCTTATGCCTCAATAGCCGGCGGGTTTGCGGCTAACTTGATTGTCAACATGCTGGATGTTTTAGTCGCTGGTTTTACAGAAGTAGGCGCTCAAGTGATGGATCCTAGTTATAAAGCGAATCCAGCAATGAACTGGTACTTTCTTGCGGCTTCATTTGTTGTACTTGTCATTGTAGCCACTGTTGTCACGAACAAAATCACAATTCCTCGTTTAGGAAAATACGAAGGCGATGTTCAAAAGATGGATCCGTTAACGGATGATGAAAAGAAAGGATTGCGTTGGGCAGGTTGGTCTGCTCTTGTTTACATTGCGATTTTGCTGGTGCTCGCCCTCCCCAGTGATGCGATTTTACGAAATCCAGAAACAGGATCTTTGGTAAGCGGCTCTCCCTTGATGAATGGACTCGTTCCGATTATTATGTTTTTGTTCCTAATTCCAGCCTTGTTTTATGGAATGGGGGCCAAAACAGTTCGTTCGGATAAAGATGTGGCAAAAATGATCGGGGATGCTCTAGCGACAATGGGTCCTTATATTCTTCTGGCGTTTGTCGCCGCTCAGATGATTGCATATTTCAACTGGAGCAATTTAGGTCCTATTATTGCTATTAAAGGGGCGGAGTTTCTCCAGTCGATCGGGTTGACAGGCATCGGTCTAGTGGTGGGATTTGTGATCATCGCTGCCTTGATTAACTTGTTAGTGGCCAGTTCTTCAGCTAAGTGGGCGATTTTAGCACCGGTCTTTGTACCTATGTTTATGGTGTTAGGATATGACCCAGCTTTTACGCAGATAGCCTACCGAATCGGTGATTCCATCACAAATCCGATCACTCCAATGCTTCCTTACTTTGCAATTTTATTGTCGTTTGCCAAAATGTATAATCCGAGAGTAGGGATGGGGACGTTAATGGCTTCGTTGTTGCCATATACGATTTTCTTTGCCCTGGCTTGGATTGCGATTTTGGTGGTTTGGTTTTTCCTGGGTTGGCCGTTAGGGCCGAATGGGCCGATTTTCCTTCCGTCTTAA
- a CDS encoding VanZ family protein, protein MRDFLSRWVPVILWCLVIYSFSESSWFTGANTAHVLQVILSYLPFGSGDEEGSSFLNFLIRKAAHLTEFGILAALVWRALSPKRFAYAGAWLFATVYAATDEWHQSFEPGRTATPKDVAIDSCGALLALLIVFVCRHWLRTKHRAVKRGV, encoded by the coding sequence ATGAGAGATTTCCTTTCCCGCTGGGTCCCCGTCATTCTCTGGTGCCTCGTCATTTACAGCTTCAGCGAGTCTTCCTGGTTTACTGGGGCGAATACGGCGCATGTGCTGCAGGTGATTTTATCGTACTTGCCGTTTGGCAGTGGGGATGAAGAGGGGTCGTCATTTTTGAATTTTTTGATCCGCAAAGCGGCGCATTTGACCGAATTTGGCATTTTGGCCGCGCTTGTATGGCGGGCGCTGTCGCCCAAGCGGTTTGCGTATGCGGGCGCTTGGCTGTTTGCGACCGTGTATGCGGCAACCGATGAGTGGCACCAGTCGTTTGAGCCGGGGCGGACGGCGACGCCAAAAGATGTGGCGATTGATTCATGTGGGGCGCTCCTCGCGCTTTTGATCGTCTTTGTTTGCCGCCATTGGTTAAGGACAAAGCATCGGGCGGTCAAACGCGGCGTATAA
- a CDS encoding DUF3789 domain-containing protein → MVAFIAGMFVGSFVMLVIMSMMAVAKRADEASERWREK, encoded by the coding sequence ATGGTCGCGTTTATCGCGGGAATGTTTGTCGGTTCATTCGTGATGCTTGTTATCATGAGCATGATGGCGGTGGCGAAACGGGCGGATGAAGCAAGCGAACGGTGGAGGGAAAAGTGA
- a CDS encoding IS982-like element ISGsp1 family transposase: MQEHFHFTTDPAKLQKQYAAIFCFVSAQLSLIQMDLHRRNRHLVKQEDEVVMAVHLLGKLLGFSSERAWHRFVTGNLFTNGSFLERSRYNRRCRALGFAIKWIRHELAKRGQHHAYAVVDSLPLPLCHPVRMQRVKRFRGIADMGYCASKKQWYYGFKLHLQVTNQGLAMGYVVTEASCHDVKAAETVMTQIPHPYNFGDKGYISHALREKLYEEHQAAFWTPSRHHQKHGPSKAWEEWIRKKRKVIETVFSILVDQYRITDIRANSMAGFEVALDGILLAYSLVTLGLVER, from the coding sequence ATGCAAGAGCACTTTCATTTTACTACAGATCCAGCCAAACTTCAAAAACAATATGCCGCTATTTTCTGTTTTGTTTCTGCCCAACTGTCGTTGATTCAAATGGATCTTCATCGCCGCAACCGTCACTTGGTCAAGCAAGAAGACGAAGTGGTCATGGCGGTTCACCTTTTGGGGAAGCTGCTGGGCTTTTCTTCCGAACGAGCCTGGCATCGTTTTGTCACGGGAAATTTGTTCACAAACGGCTCGTTTCTTGAACGCTCCCGATACAACCGCCGCTGCCGGGCGCTTGGTTTCGCCATCAAATGGATCCGTCATGAGCTGGCGAAACGTGGCCAACACCATGCTTATGCGGTCGTCGACAGCTTGCCTCTTCCGTTGTGCCATCCCGTGAGAATGCAGCGCGTCAAGCGATTTCGAGGGATCGCAGATATGGGGTATTGTGCTTCCAAAAAGCAATGGTACTACGGTTTCAAGCTGCATCTTCAAGTGACCAATCAAGGGCTGGCCATGGGCTATGTCGTGACGGAAGCGTCCTGCCACGACGTCAAAGCCGCTGAAACGGTGATGACTCAAATCCCTCATCCCTACAACTTTGGGGACAAAGGGTACATCAGCCACGCTCTTCGAGAAAAGCTGTACGAAGAACACCAAGCCGCGTTCTGGACACCGTCTCGACACCATCAAAAGCACGGCCCATCCAAGGCATGGGAAGAATGGATCAGGAAAAAACGCAAAGTCATCGAGACGGTGTTTTCGATTCTCGTAGACCAATACCGGATCACCGACATTCGAGCGAATTCCATGGCCGGGTTTGAAGTGGCACTCGATGGCATCTTGTTGGCTTATTCCTTGGTCACACTAGGGCTGGTTGAGCGCTGA
- a CDS encoding LacI family DNA-binding transcriptional regulator, whose product MVRISDVAKLANVSTATVSRVLSNSGNVKKETTEKVLEAIRKLNYQPNMLARQLRKLETKTILVVVPDITNTFFSKVLRGIEHVAIENDYEVLLGDTGNNIERESGYLNILRQRKADGMILLTARLESHVLEEIASEFPVVLACEYLEGSTIPTVSIDNISSARKATEYLIHLGHRRIGFISGPLNVILSRDRLKGFRQAMAQHGIPVESFLVQEGDFSFESGYNMMMKFLALDQPPTAVFASNDEMAIGAIKAIKSKGLRVPDDISVVGFDDIQFASIYEPALTTISQPMFEIGKKAMELLIKLINKDELEKSQYILEDQLVIRETCKKYT is encoded by the coding sequence ATGGTAAGGATTAGCGATGTAGCAAAATTAGCCAACGTTTCTACCGCCACTGTTTCCAGAGTTCTAAGCAATTCTGGAAACGTGAAAAAAGAAACGACAGAAAAAGTACTGGAAGCAATACGAAAACTTAATTATCAGCCGAACATGTTAGCAAGACAACTAAGAAAATTAGAAACAAAAACAATACTTGTTGTAGTGCCAGATATTACGAACACGTTTTTCTCAAAGGTATTGAGAGGAATAGAACATGTGGCAATTGAAAACGATTACGAAGTCCTTCTTGGGGACACTGGTAATAATATAGAGCGCGAAAGTGGGTATTTAAATATATTGCGCCAGAGAAAAGCAGATGGAATGATTCTGCTGACGGCAAGGCTTGAATCACACGTATTAGAAGAGATTGCTAGTGAATTTCCTGTTGTTCTTGCGTGTGAGTACTTGGAAGGATCTACAATTCCAACTGTTTCCATAGATAATATTAGCAGCGCAAGAAAAGCTACAGAATACTTAATCCATTTAGGGCATCGAAGAATTGGTTTTATATCCGGACCTCTAAATGTTATATTGAGCCGCGATCGATTAAAAGGATTTCGGCAAGCTATGGCGCAACATGGTATTCCAGTAGAATCATTTTTAGTGCAAGAGGGCGATTTTTCTTTTGAAAGCGGTTATAACATGATGATGAAATTTTTAGCACTTGACCAGCCTCCGACAGCCGTTTTCGCTTCTAACGACGAAATGGCTATCGGGGCGATAAAAGCAATCAAATCCAAGGGGTTGCGTGTGCCTGATGATATTTCGGTTGTTGGATTTGATGATATACAGTTTGCATCGATCTACGAACCAGCGCTAACCACAATTTCACAGCCGATGTTTGAAATAGGCAAAAAAGCGATGGAGTTATTAATAAAGCTCATTAATAAAGATGAATTAGAAAAGAGTCAATATATATTAGAGGATCAACTCGTTATTCGTGAGACTTGTAAAAAATACACGTGA
- a CDS encoding sugar phosphate isomerase/epimerase family protein, with protein MKLGYQTNTWGGVVGHPAGVTSVKDLYYLANGSTEEALKDIAASGYKGFEIFDGNLMQYIDNKEEFKALMDQYSLDFIAVYSGGNFIFPDVLEEELLKIEKVAAFASELGAKHLVVGGGAIRTNGILENDYVDLGRALDKVVAIAEKYDLIPSYHPHLGTIVESPEQLDKLMALTSINLCPDTAHIEAGGGNPVDVIKKYASRIKYVHFKDYDNGEFLPLGKGHQNFAEMMKALEEFHYDGWITVELDSYPDPKKGAEISRDFLKSLGL; from the coding sequence ATGAAGTTAGGCTATCAAACTAATACTTGGGGAGGCGTAGTTGGTCATCCTGCAGGAGTTACGTCCGTTAAGGATCTTTACTACCTCGCAAATGGCTCAACAGAGGAAGCATTAAAAGATATTGCTGCATCCGGATATAAAGGGTTTGAAATCTTTGATGGAAATCTCATGCAGTATATAGATAATAAGGAAGAGTTTAAAGCATTAATGGATCAATATTCTTTAGACTTTATAGCAGTTTATTCAGGTGGAAATTTTATTTTTCCAGATGTTTTAGAGGAAGAATTATTAAAAATTGAAAAAGTAGCTGCTTTTGCTTCTGAATTAGGTGCAAAACATCTAGTTGTTGGGGGTGGGGCAATTCGAACGAATGGCATTTTGGAAAACGATTACGTAGATTTAGGTCGTGCCCTTGATAAAGTTGTAGCGATTGCAGAAAAATATGATTTAATTCCAAGCTATCATCCTCATTTAGGAACAATAGTCGAGTCCCCTGAACAATTAGATAAGTTAATGGCATTAACGTCTATTAATCTATGTCCTGATACTGCACATATAGAGGCGGGAGGTGGTAATCCGGTCGATGTTATAAAAAAATACGCTTCTCGGATTAAATACGTTCATTTTAAAGATTACGACAATGGAGAATTTTTACCATTAGGGAAAGGTCATCAAAATTTTGCTGAAATGATGAAAGCATTAGAAGAATTTCATTATGACGGATGGATTACTGTAGAATTAGACAGCTATCCAGATCCAAAAAAAGGTGCGGAAATTAGCCGGGACTTTTTAAAGAGTTTGGGTCTCTAA
- a CDS encoding substrate-binding domain-containing protein, producing the protein MRKIFMMLVTVLFISILVLTGCNQKESDSNSSDGSSETGNTETTEVAENTASGPITINPDISGDQEILSKGPHGETAVSAKTLQLTEEEVNKIKEGNYKAAIVMHYAGNDWSTAQIDGLKAAFKRMGIEVVAVTDANFKAEKQVSDIETVLAKDPDIIVSIPVDPVSTASAYKKAADAGVKLVFMDNAPQGLEAGKDYVSVVSADNYGNGVVAAEIMAEKLGGKGKVGVIFHDADFFVTKQRTEAFEKTIKEKYPDIKIVARGGITAPNDGEKVASGMLTKHPDLDGIFVVWDVPAEGALAAARTAGRDDLVITTIDLGTNVALEIASGGIVKGLGAQLPYDQGIAEAILAGYALLGKQAPAYVAVPALKVTEENVLDAWKLVYHKDAPESIQNAAK; encoded by the coding sequence ATGAGAAAAATTTTCATGATGTTAGTAACGGTTCTTTTTATTAGTATCCTTGTGCTTACTGGGTGTAATCAAAAAGAAAGTGATTCAAATTCTTCTGATGGGTCATCAGAAACAGGGAATACAGAAACTACAGAGGTAGCAGAAAATACTGCTTCAGGGCCAATTACAATTAATCCAGATATCTCCGGTGATCAAGAAATCTTAAGTAAAGGTCCGCATGGAGAAACAGCTGTTTCAGCAAAAACGTTACAACTAACTGAAGAGGAAGTTAACAAAATTAAAGAAGGGAACTATAAAGCGGCAATTGTTATGCATTATGCAGGTAATGACTGGTCAACGGCTCAAATTGATGGTCTAAAAGCAGCGTTTAAAAGAATGGGTATTGAGGTAGTAGCGGTGACCGATGCCAATTTTAAGGCGGAAAAACAAGTTTCAGATATTGAAACCGTACTGGCAAAGGATCCTGATATTATAGTAAGTATTCCGGTTGACCCTGTTTCTACCGCTAGCGCATACAAAAAAGCGGCGGACGCAGGTGTGAAGTTAGTATTTATGGATAATGCTCCACAAGGATTAGAAGCAGGTAAAGATTATGTGAGTGTTGTCTCGGCAGATAACTATGGAAATGGTGTTGTGGCCGCAGAAATTATGGCAGAAAAGCTTGGTGGAAAAGGGAAAGTTGGTGTTATTTTCCATGATGCAGACTTCTTCGTAACCAAACAGAGAACAGAGGCGTTTGAAAAGACGATAAAAGAAAAGTATCCAGATATTAAAATTGTAGCGCGAGGTGGTATTACAGCCCCTAATGATGGTGAGAAAGTAGCTTCTGGTATGTTAACGAAACATCCGGATTTAGATGGTATTTTTGTAGTTTGGGACGTACCTGCCGAAGGTGCATTAGCAGCTGCACGTACAGCAGGACGTGATGATTTAGTTATTACAACAATTGATTTAGGGACAAATGTTGCATTAGAAATCGCTTCTGGTGGTATTGTGAAAGGACTAGGGGCACAGTTACCGTATGACCAAGGGATCGCAGAGGCGATTTTAGCTGGTTATGCTTTGCTTGGGAAACAGGCTCCAGCTTATGTGGCGGTTCCAGCATTAAAAGTGACAGAAGAAAATGTGCTGGATGCATGGAAGCTTGTCTATCATAAAGATGCTCCTGAATCTATTCAAAATGCAGCAAAATAA